The following coding sequences lie in one Nonomuraea muscovyensis genomic window:
- a CDS encoding SMI1/KNR4 family protein — MTEDEIFEAIRSNAGPDVLPVASFEVVAEAEEAIGYPLPSLLRQLYLEVGNGGFGPRGGIIGVRGYDFWGSDIFADITESAVSFRTESYGRRAGMIQLLDWGCAIASVLDCRDPEGAMWGWDPNLCCLDHALFPQDITFASWLAESIGRDFADPFYDGYFEVSSQDEAVSAIGEEEESCMWLPPVWVKGRKAGVWERRHRSGC; from the coding sequence ATGACCGAAGATGAGATCTTCGAAGCGATACGGTCGAACGCTGGGCCCGATGTACTACCGGTGGCCTCGTTCGAGGTGGTCGCTGAGGCTGAAGAGGCCATTGGTTACCCGCTCCCTTCGCTGCTACGGCAGTTGTATCTGGAGGTGGGAAACGGAGGTTTCGGTCCCCGGGGTGGCATCATCGGTGTACGGGGCTACGACTTCTGGGGAAGCGATATCTTCGCGGACATCACCGAATCGGCTGTCTCGTTTAGAACCGAGTCCTACGGACGTCGGGCGGGCATGATCCAGTTGCTGGACTGGGGGTGTGCAATCGCGTCAGTGCTGGATTGCCGTGATCCTGAGGGCGCCATGTGGGGATGGGATCCCAACCTGTGCTGCTTGGATCACGCGCTCTTTCCTCAGGACATCACCTTCGCGTCGTGGCTCGCGGAGTCGATTGGCCGGGACTTCGCCGATCCCTTCTATGACGGCTACTTCGAGGTCTCGTCGCAAGATGAGGCAGTGAGCGCCATCGGTGAAGAGGAGGAATCGTGCATGTGGTTGCCACCTGTCTGGGTGAAAGGCAGGAAGGCCGGCGTCTGGGAGCGCCGTCACCGGTCCGGATGCTGA